Proteins encoded within one genomic window of uncultured Desulfobacter sp.:
- a CDS encoding adenylate/guanylate cyclase domain-containing protein, with protein sequence MNHSAKIVVMSIITGIAGLMFSFSPAGISIEENIGLDLLFKLRGERKVPPNVAIIGMDERSCVDLNLPLQFNKWPRSLHTRLISYLTAQEASVIIFDINFAGSVSKSVDQEFAQMIQKAGNVVLYEHLQKKHSPLQDGTGTINGILNIEERVPPLEILAQSAAALAPFPLPKVPVKVSQCWAFKTGAGDIPTLPVVAFQFFTLDAYPDFIRTIKHFNSDLAMKLPGSKTEIIGEKTTRELIITLRNEFLKNPVISNQMPVSIEGSLPPSGMVKNEQKMVQSLINMYRLSDSFYLNFYGPPGTIPTVSYAQVLWQENQRETGQKPINFKNKAVFIGHSDQVVPNKKDGFYTVFSQSSGIDISGVEMAATAFANFEENMPIRIISPAVRAAIIVICGVILVVICHFLRPGFVILSILVMGSLYSTFILYRFTFYGHWYPLVIPLFFQPVLAFLGTAAWKYADIRKDRQDVRRALGYYLPDNLADQLVKNISKNKETRQIIHGTCLFTDAGQYTTMSEAMDPQTLHRFMNEYYKILFEQVKKHRGIVINVVGDAMLAIWAKNYSDDNFKYDACAAALDISKASFEFIDYKENIRFPTRIGLHHGDIMMGDVGAGDHYEFRPTGDIVNTASRLEGLNKYLGTNILVAAQVIDQVTGFVTRDVGRFYLVGKSKAVRVHELVCRMENATDRQRLICKLFSKALQAYQNQAWEDAIDYFNRTIRIAGQDGPSLFYLKQIEKRRRLPGDEIHDDGIRMEQK encoded by the coding sequence GTGAACCATTCAGCTAAAATCGTTGTTATGAGTATCATAACCGGCATTGCTGGGCTCATGTTCAGCTTCTCCCCGGCAGGGATCAGTATTGAGGAGAATATTGGGCTGGATCTGTTGTTTAAACTGAGGGGGGAAAGAAAAGTCCCGCCAAATGTGGCGATTATCGGAATGGACGAGCGTTCCTGTGTTGATCTTAATTTGCCGCTCCAGTTCAACAAATGGCCGCGATCCCTGCATACCCGCCTTATATCGTATTTGACGGCGCAAGAGGCTTCGGTCATCATTTTTGATATTAATTTTGCAGGGTCAGTTTCCAAATCGGTTGATCAAGAATTTGCACAAATGATTCAAAAAGCCGGTAACGTGGTTCTGTATGAACACCTCCAGAAGAAGCATTCTCCTCTGCAGGATGGAACGGGGACAATCAATGGGATTTTGAATATCGAAGAGCGGGTTCCCCCTTTGGAAATCCTTGCACAATCCGCAGCAGCTCTGGCACCTTTCCCGTTACCCAAAGTACCGGTTAAGGTCAGTCAATGTTGGGCATTCAAAACCGGTGCCGGAGATATTCCAACCTTGCCTGTGGTAGCGTTTCAATTCTTTACTTTGGATGCTTATCCTGATTTTATCCGGACTATCAAGCACTTTAATTCCGATCTTGCGATGAAGCTTCCGGGCAGCAAGACGGAAATAATCGGGGAAAAAACAACCAGAGAGCTCATCATCACCCTGAGAAATGAATTTTTAAAAAACCCTGTCATTTCAAATCAAATGCCGGTCTCTATAGAGGGTTCTCTACCACCTTCCGGTATGGTTAAAAACGAACAGAAGATGGTGCAATCCCTGATCAATATGTATCGTCTGTCAGACAGCTTTTATTTGAATTTTTATGGTCCGCCCGGAACGATTCCTACGGTTTCCTACGCCCAAGTCCTTTGGCAGGAAAATCAAAGAGAAACTGGACAGAAGCCGATCAATTTTAAAAATAAGGCGGTTTTTATCGGTCATTCAGACCAGGTCGTACCCAATAAAAAAGACGGATTTTATACGGTATTTTCCCAGTCCAGCGGAATTGATATCAGCGGGGTAGAGATGGCGGCTACCGCTTTTGCCAATTTTGAGGAAAACATGCCGATCCGCATTATTTCCCCGGCTGTACGGGCAGCCATTATTGTTATTTGCGGGGTGATATTGGTCGTCATCTGCCATTTTTTAAGACCAGGTTTTGTGATATTGAGTATTCTCGTCATGGGTAGTTTATATTCGACATTTATCCTGTACAGGTTTACTTTCTACGGTCATTGGTATCCATTGGTAATTCCGTTATTTTTTCAACCTGTTTTGGCATTTTTAGGCACGGCGGCCTGGAAGTATGCGGATATTAGAAAGGACCGTCAGGATGTCCGGCGTGCCTTGGGATACTACCTGCCCGATAACCTGGCCGATCAACTGGTGAAAAATATTTCAAAAAACAAGGAAACCCGGCAGATCATTCATGGCACCTGTCTTTTCACGGATGCCGGACAATATACCACCATGTCAGAGGCTATGGACCCCCAAACGCTTCATAGATTTATGAACGAGTACTATAAAATTTTATTTGAGCAGGTAAAAAAGCACAGAGGAATTGTTATCAATGTCGTTGGAGATGCCATGCTGGCAATATGGGCAAAAAATTATTCGGATGACAATTTTAAATACGACGCATGCGCAGCAGCCCTTGATATCAGCAAGGCATCTTTTGAATTCATTGATTACAAGGAGAATATCCGGTTTCCCACCCGCATCGGTCTGCACCACGGCGATATCATGATGGGAGATGTCGGTGCTGGGGATCATTATGAATTCCGGCCCACCGGAGATATTGTCAACACGGCGTCAAGGCTGGAGGGATTGAATAAGTATCTGGGGACAAATATACTGGTGGCGGCCCAGGTGATAGATCAGGTGACCGGCTTTGTGACCCGGGATGTGGGCCGGTTTTACCTGGTAGGAAAATCAAAGGCCGTAAGGGTTCATGAGCTTGTCTGCCGGATGGAAAACGCCACCGACAGACAAAGACTGATTTGCAAGCTTTTTTCAAAAGCACTACAGGCATACCAAAATCAAGCATGGGAAGACGCCATTGATTATTTTAACCGGACAATTCGTATTGCAGGTCAGGACGGCCCTTCGTTGTTTTATCTGAAACAGATAGAAAAACGAAGGCGCCTTCCTGGGGATGAGATTCATGATGACGGTATCCGTATGGAGCAGAAATGA
- a CDS encoding sigma-54 dependent transcriptional regulator yields MALILIIDDDDNFCDTMKSLVMRMEHDFLAAGTLEQGIQILEEQDVDILLLDVGLPDGNGLEALSRIKEASKSSPEIFIITGLGDPAGAEIAITEGVWDYIVKPTSIKETRASLTRALKYRQERQSRQQAVTLNLDRIVGRSLPMRKCFEIMAQGAASSAPVLITGETGTGKELFAQTIHANSLRKDNGFIVVDCAFLTETLMESTLFGHRKGAFTGAVERRDGLVKLADQGTLFLDEVGEMPLSAQKSFLRILQEKRFRPLGDAKEITSDFRLMAATNRDLDAMVENGTFRRDLLYRLRTIHLPLPPLRRRGSDIEALTRFKVGRLCKENNLASKKIEQGFFDTLNAYPWPGNVRELFNVLETAFVASGGDATLYAMHLPGDVRIQVARASIEKVQMSQVPEENRPGPGIFFPGNIPGFKEWKQQMEQHYLEQIIAATNGDVKRILSLSGLSKSHFYSLVKKYGVQI; encoded by the coding sequence ATGGCATTAATTTTAATCATAGATGACGACGATAATTTTTGCGACACCATGAAAAGTCTGGTGATGCGCATGGAACATGATTTTCTGGCCGCCGGTACACTTGAACAGGGCATCCAAATCCTTGAAGAACAGGACGTGGATATTTTGCTGCTGGATGTGGGCCTACCCGACGGCAACGGGCTTGAGGCATTGTCCCGGATCAAGGAAGCTTCCAAATCCAGCCCTGAAATATTTATCATCACGGGCCTGGGTGATCCGGCTGGGGCTGAGATTGCCATCACAGAAGGGGTTTGGGACTATATTGTCAAACCCACCTCCATTAAGGAGACCCGTGCCAGCCTTACCCGGGCATTGAAATACCGGCAGGAAAGACAGAGCAGACAGCAGGCTGTGACCCTGAATTTGGATCGAATCGTAGGCAGGTCCCTGCCCATGCGTAAGTGTTTTGAGATCATGGCCCAGGGGGCGGCCTCCAGTGCGCCTGTGCTGATCACAGGGGAAACCGGCACCGGTAAGGAGCTTTTTGCCCAGACTATCCATGCCAACAGCCTGAGAAAAGATAATGGCTTTATTGTGGTAGACTGCGCGTTTCTAACTGAAACCTTGATGGAGAGCACCCTGTTCGGCCACCGCAAAGGCGCGTTTACCGGAGCGGTAGAGCGTAGGGACGGTCTCGTGAAACTGGCGGATCAGGGCACCCTATTTCTGGATGAGGTAGGAGAGATGCCCCTGTCCGCCCAGAAATCATTTCTTCGCATCCTCCAGGAAAAACGGTTTCGTCCGCTTGGCGATGCCAAAGAGATCACCAGTGACTTTCGACTCATGGCCGCCACCAACCGGGATCTGGATGCCATGGTGGAAAACGGTACCTTTCGCAGGGATCTGCTCTACCGCCTTCGCACCATCCATCTGCCCTTACCGCCTTTGCGTCGTCGCGGCTCAGATATTGAGGCGCTTACCCGGTTTAAGGTCGGCCGGCTGTGCAAAGAGAACAACCTGGCTTCCAAAAAAATCGAGCAGGGCTTTTTTGATACCTTGAACGCTTATCCTTGGCCCGGTAACGTCAGAGAACTGTTTAATGTGCTTGAAACCGCATTTGTGGCCTCGGGCGGCGACGCCACACTTTACGCCATGCACCTGCCCGGTGACGTCCGAATCCAGGTGGCCCGGGCATCCATTGAAAAGGTGCAGATGTCCCAGGTACCAGAAGAGAACCGACCCGGCCCCGGCATCTTTTTTCCGGGCAACATCCCCGGGTTCAAGGAGTGGAAACAGCAAATGGAGCAGCACTATCTGGAGCAGATCATTGCCGCCACAAACGGGGATGTCAAACGTATCCTCAGTCTGTCCGGCCTGTCCAAATCACATTTTTACTCCCTGGTTAAAAAGTACGGGGTCCAAATTTAG
- a CDS encoding TonB-dependent receptor, with product MRTGNKKKKHWKLSLITAGILMAVLPLISTSHAAQPCEQWSGKALSIQGNVEVSRAGEALWEPISSQDFFCPGDRVRVGKNSRAAILLPNETLLRLAEGTSLTFIKEEKKENALLALLEGVIHFISRTPRSLNIKTPFVNASIDGTEFVLKVESDQTKIWVFEGQVSARNAQGTLVLTSGEAAVAQKGKAPVRKLVVNPRDEVQWALYYPPVIDYRLENYTTGPNAPMLRKALTLYRKGDLSAAFACLDSVPENSRTAQYHDLLASFFLTVGQINKARSNLDQALLLDPNDGIAYALQSVIAVTQNSTKKALELAQKGVELRPQSPVPQIALSYALQARFDIEKAQQSVERAVDLAPQDALAWARLVELELSLGNIDRATASASKAVELDPDQARTQTVLGFANLTQIEIDKAETSFKQAIDLDPADPLPRLGLGLAKIRQGNLDEGTEQIETAAILDPDNSLIRSYLGKAYYEQKRTKLARTEFAIAKELDPNDPTPWFYDAILKQTENRPGEALQDMQKAIALNDNRAVYRSKLLLDQDLAARSANLARIYEDIDFKRVSLNEALKSLSTDWSNFSAHRFLADTYLGSPRIRIARASELLQSQLLQPLNITPIQPQLGGSDLFAFSSASPLSASLNEYSAMYNSNSINWLLSETAGSNHTKGGNNIVSGIHDKISGSIGRYHFETDGFQENDFLEQEILTGYAQYALSPKLNIQVELRDEATKAGDVPSRINSFHKENLRQRIDQETARIGVHYEPSVGQDLIFSGFYTRFEEHDLDLEPNSIFPEVLIDNYENDTKYDGYQIESQYLFNTTRINWITGIGYIDLSTDKYSVNITSFINHPDVKFLPHIISNENDVHTKQFNGYIYSLAQLGENLISVFGFSFDNFDNGLVDKDQFNPKFGLQWTPFNDITIRTAIIRALKRPLAMNQTIEPTQVAGFNQLFDDNNGAQMWRYGIAVDYKPSQRLYGGIEFSWRNTEQPITRENALVYQDRDEVAHLAYLYWVPHKLLTLSSEYRFDKFNRDDKNIGDPTNPRSLVTHTVQLAANYHHPKGLFIKTGGIYIDQQAEFIDNSSNLDKLHEDFLIFNATIGYRIPKRIGSIELSVHNIFDKKIRYHSTYDVSGPQLSPYKPERQFFLSVNLSF from the coding sequence ATGCGAACAGGCAATAAAAAGAAAAAGCATTGGAAACTGAGCTTGATAACAGCCGGAATATTAATGGCTGTGTTACCGTTAATATCTACTTCACACGCCGCGCAGCCGTGTGAGCAATGGTCGGGCAAAGCGCTCTCGATTCAGGGAAACGTTGAAGTCAGCCGGGCAGGAGAGGCGCTATGGGAACCTATCTCCAGTCAAGATTTTTTTTGTCCGGGCGACCGTGTACGTGTCGGCAAAAATAGCCGCGCAGCTATTCTATTGCCCAATGAGACCCTGCTGCGGCTTGCCGAAGGCACCTCGCTGACTTTCATTAAAGAGGAGAAAAAAGAAAACGCCTTGCTGGCTCTGCTGGAAGGTGTCATCCACTTTATCAGCCGTACACCCCGTTCGTTGAATATCAAGACCCCTTTTGTTAATGCCAGCATTGATGGTACCGAATTCGTCCTAAAAGTCGAATCGGATCAAACCAAAATCTGGGTATTCGAAGGACAGGTGTCCGCCCGCAACGCCCAAGGCACTCTGGTGCTCACCAGTGGTGAAGCTGCCGTTGCACAAAAAGGGAAAGCGCCGGTTCGCAAGCTGGTTGTAAACCCCAGGGACGAAGTGCAGTGGGCCCTTTACTACCCGCCTGTCATTGATTACCGTTTAGAGAATTACACCACAGGTCCGAATGCACCGATGCTCCGCAAGGCCCTGACATTATATCGAAAAGGAGATCTGTCCGCGGCATTTGCTTGTCTGGACAGTGTTCCCGAAAATTCGAGAACTGCTCAATATCATGATCTGCTGGCAAGTTTTTTCCTGACTGTAGGCCAGATAAATAAGGCGCGTTCCAACTTAGATCAGGCTCTCCTTCTTGATCCGAATGATGGTATTGCCTATGCACTGCAATCGGTAATTGCAGTGACCCAAAACAGCACAAAAAAAGCACTGGAACTGGCACAAAAGGGCGTTGAGCTGCGTCCCCAGTCACCGGTTCCGCAAATTGCACTGTCCTATGCCCTTCAGGCCCGGTTTGATATTGAAAAGGCCCAACAAAGCGTGGAACGAGCCGTAGACCTTGCGCCACAAGACGCACTGGCCTGGGCACGCCTGGTAGAACTGGAACTCTCACTGGGTAATATTGACCGCGCAACCGCTTCTGCCAGCAAAGCCGTTGAACTTGACCCGGACCAAGCGCGGACACAAACCGTACTCGGCTTTGCCAACCTGACACAAATCGAAATTGATAAAGCAGAAACGTCTTTCAAACAGGCCATTGATCTCGACCCGGCAGATCCGCTTCCCCGGCTGGGGCTGGGGCTGGCTAAGATCAGGCAGGGCAATCTTGATGAAGGCACCGAACAGATCGAAACCGCCGCCATCCTGGATCCGGACAATTCTTTAATCAGGAGTTACCTGGGCAAGGCGTATTATGAACAAAAACGTACAAAGCTTGCGCGTACCGAATTTGCTATTGCCAAAGAGTTGGATCCCAATGATCCCACACCCTGGTTTTACGATGCGATACTCAAACAGACTGAAAACAGACCGGGTGAAGCCCTGCAGGATATGCAAAAGGCGATTGCGCTCAATGATAACCGTGCGGTTTACAGATCAAAACTTCTTCTGGATCAGGATCTTGCGGCCCGTTCGGCAAATTTAGCCCGCATATACGAGGATATTGATTTCAAGCGTGTGTCTTTGAATGAAGCCTTGAAATCGTTAAGCACGGATTGGAGCAATTTTTCCGCCCATCGGTTTCTTGCCGACACCTATTTGGGATCACCCCGCATAAGAATCGCCAGAGCCAGTGAGCTATTACAATCCCAACTGTTGCAACCGCTGAATATTACACCGATACAGCCCCAACTCGGCGGATCTGACCTGTTTGCCTTTAGCAGTGCAAGTCCGTTAAGCGCATCATTAAATGAGTATAGTGCGATGTACAATAGCAACAGCATTAACTGGTTATTGAGTGAAACGGCCGGCTCCAATCATACCAAGGGTGGTAACAACATTGTATCCGGTATACATGATAAAATTTCAGGCAGTATCGGACGGTATCATTTTGAAACAGACGGCTTTCAAGAAAATGATTTCCTTGAACAAGAAATTTTAACGGGGTATGCGCAATATGCACTAAGTCCCAAATTGAATATTCAGGTTGAATTACGTGACGAAGCAACCAAGGCGGGTGATGTTCCCTCACGAATCAACAGTTTTCATAAAGAGAACTTAAGGCAACGCATCGACCAGGAGACGGCACGCATCGGCGTTCATTACGAGCCATCGGTTGGCCAGGATCTTATTTTTTCCGGTTTTTACACCAGATTTGAAGAGCATGATCTGGACTTGGAACCTAATTCTATTTTCCCTGAAGTCTTAATAGACAATTATGAGAATGATACAAAATATGATGGCTATCAGATTGAATCCCAATATCTTTTCAATACAACACGAATCAATTGGATCACCGGTATAGGATACATAGACTTAAGTACCGACAAATATTCCGTGAATATAACCAGCTTTATAAATCATCCAGATGTGAAATTTCTTCCTCACATCATTTCAAATGAGAATGATGTACATACAAAACAGTTCAATGGCTATATCTATTCGTTAGCCCAACTCGGGGAAAACCTCATTTCTGTCTTTGGTTTCAGTTTTGACAATTTCGATAATGGTCTTGTTGACAAGGATCAATTTAACCCCAAATTCGGACTTCAGTGGACCCCGTTTAACGATATAACAATCCGCACCGCAATTATTCGCGCACTGAAAAGACCTCTCGCTATGAATCAGACAATCGAACCGACTCAGGTTGCCGGATTTAATCAACTATTTGACGATAATAATGGTGCACAAATGTGGCGATACGGCATAGCCGTGGATTATAAGCCAAGTCAAAGACTTTACGGCGGAATTGAATTCTCCTGGCGAAATACGGAGCAACCCATCACACGTGAGAATGCTCTTGTCTACCAGGATCGAGATGAAGTGGCGCATTTGGCTTATCTTTATTGGGTGCCTCATAAACTACTTACGCTGAGTTCGGAGTATCGGTTTGACAAGTTCAATCGCGATGACAAGAATATAGGTGACCCAACAAATCCCAGGAGTCTCGTAACCCACACCGTTCAGTTGGCGGCAAACTATCACCATCCGAAAGGCCTGTTTATAAAAACGGGGGGAATATATATTGATCAACAAGCTGAATTTATAGACAATAGCAGCAACCTTGACAAATTACATGAAGACTTTTTGATATTTAATGCAACCATCGGTTATCGAATACCTAAAAGAATTGGATCTATTGAGCTGTCAGTCCATAATATTTTTGATAAAAAGATTCGCTATCACAGTACTTATGATGTAAGTGGCCCACAACTGTCACCTTACAAACCTGAGCGCCAGTTTTTTCTAAGCGTAAACCTCTCATTTTGA